In the Bifidobacterium catenulatum PV20-2 genome, one interval contains:
- the rplF gene encoding 50S ribosomal protein L6, with product MASHIGKLPVTIPAGVEVKIDGQSFTAKGVKGTDSYEIPEGITAQVEGNEIILIPADDLRPTRAKHGLARSIVASMVKGVHEGYTKTLDIVGTGYRAQAKGKGIEFSLGYSHTITVEPPEGIEFELPNPNQVIVKGIDKQAVGQCAANIRKLRAPEPYKGKGVKYSDERILRKAGKAGK from the coding sequence ATGGCATCGCATATTGGTAAGCTCCCCGTCACCATTCCTGCTGGCGTGGAAGTTAAGATCGACGGTCAGTCCTTCACCGCCAAGGGCGTTAAGGGCACTGACTCCTACGAGATTCCGGAAGGCATCACCGCTCAGGTCGAAGGCAACGAGATCATCCTCATCCCGGCTGACGATCTGCGTCCGACCCGTGCAAAGCACGGCCTGGCTCGTTCCATTGTGGCGAGCATGGTCAAGGGCGTGCACGAGGGCTATACCAAGACCCTGGATATCGTCGGCACCGGTTACCGTGCTCAGGCGAAGGGTAAGGGTATCGAGTTCTCCCTCGGTTATTCCCACACCATCACTGTTGAGCCGCCGGAAGGCATCGAGTTCGAACTGCCGAACCCGAACCAGGTGATCGTCAAGGGTATCGACAAGCAGGCTGTCGGCCAGTGCGCCGCTAACATCCGCAAGCTTCGCGCTCCGGAACCCTACAAGGGCAAGGGCGTCAAGTACTCGGATGAACGCATCCTGCGCAAGGCTGGAAAGGCTGGTAAGTAA
- the rplR gene encoding 50S ribosomal protein L18 has product MSVQIFGKGKKVALQRRHARLRKRISGTPELPRLVVTRSNRHMVAQIIDDTKGITLVSESTLMSDFAGFEGTKTEAAKKVGELIAKKAQDAGITAVVFDRGGNKYHGRVAAVAEGAREGGLAL; this is encoded by the coding sequence ATGAGCGTCCAGATTTTCGGTAAGGGCAAGAAGGTCGCGCTCCAGCGCCGTCACGCTCGTTTGCGCAAGCGCATCAGCGGTACCCCGGAGCTCCCGCGTCTGGTGGTTACCCGTTCCAACCGTCACATGGTTGCCCAGATCATCGACGACACCAAGGGCATTACCTTGGTGAGCGAATCCACTCTGATGAGCGATTTCGCTGGTTTCGAGGGCACCAAGACCGAAGCCGCCAAGAAGGTCGGCGAACTGATTGCCAAGAAGGCTCAGGACGCAGGCATCACCGCGGTTGTGTTCGATCGTGGCGGCAACAAGTATCATGGCCGCGTCGCAGCTGTCGCTGAAGGCGCCCGCGAGGGAGGTCTGGCACTGTGA
- the rpsE gene encoding 30S ribosomal protein S5 — protein MSDNEKETQVAEETQNTQAAAEATNEDRKSRRGQRGEGRRGERRNRREESHENEMLDRVVTINRVSKTHKGGRTFSFAALVVVGDGNGTVGVGYGKSREVPAAIAKGQLDAKKHMFTVPRIKGTVTHPVIGHDAAGTVLLRPAAPGTGVIAGGAVRAVMECAGITDVLTKSMGSATAVNVVRATVDALKKLEEPEEIAARRGMSLEEVAPDSLLRARAEGIAEARKAREEAQAKAAQKDGE, from the coding sequence GTGAGCGACAACGAAAAGGAAACCCAAGTGGCTGAAGAAACTCAGAACACTCAGGCTGCTGCTGAGGCTACCAACGAGGATCGCAAGTCCCGTCGTGGCCAGCGTGGTGAGGGTCGTCGTGGCGAGCGTCGTAACCGTCGTGAGGAATCTCACGAGAACGAGATGCTCGATCGCGTGGTGACCATCAACCGTGTGTCCAAGACCCACAAGGGTGGTCGTACGTTCAGCTTCGCCGCCCTCGTGGTGGTTGGCGACGGCAACGGCACCGTGGGTGTCGGCTACGGCAAGTCCCGTGAGGTCCCGGCTGCAATCGCCAAGGGCCAGCTGGATGCCAAGAAGCACATGTTCACCGTTCCGCGCATCAAGGGCACCGTCACCCACCCGGTGATCGGTCATGATGCCGCAGGTACCGTGCTCCTGCGCCCGGCTGCCCCGGGTACCGGTGTTATCGCCGGCGGTGCAGTCCGCGCTGTCATGGAATGCGCTGGCATCACCGACGTCCTGACCAAGTCGATGGGCTCCGCCACCGCCGTCAACGTGGTGCGTGCAACTGTCGACGCTCTCAAGAAGCTCGAAGAGCCGGAAGAGATCGCAGCTCGTCGTGGCATGTCCCTCGAAGAGGTGGCTCCTGACTCCCTGCTGCGTGCTCGCGCCGAAGGCATCGCCGAGGCTCGCAAGGCCCGTGAAGAAGCACAGGCCAAGGCCGCTCAGAAGGACGGTGAGTGA
- the rpmD gene encoding 50S ribosomal protein L30: MMTNLNIKLHHGLVNSTPKQRAAAQTLGLNKIGKTVTREDTPALRGQLLVLRHLVTVEEAD, translated from the coding sequence GTGATGACTAACCTGAACATCAAGCTGCACCACGGTCTGGTGAACTCCACTCCGAAGCAGCGTGCTGCGGCTCAGACTCTGGGCCTGAACAAGATTGGCAAGACCGTGACTCGTGAGGACACCCCGGCCCTTCGTGGCCAGCTGCTGGTTCTCCGTCACCTGGTCACCGTTGAGGAGGCTGACTGA
- the rplO gene encoding 50S ribosomal protein L15, with amino-acid sequence MADILQMHDLKPAPGAKKDRIRVGRGEGSKGKTSGRGDKGTKKRYQVRPGFEGGQLPLYMRLPKLRGFKSPFKKEYQVVNVAALAELFPQGGEITVADLVAKGAVRDGYPVKVLGDGEVSAAYTIKGVKASASAKSKIEAAGGSISED; translated from the coding sequence ATGGCAGATATTCTGCAGATGCATGACCTGAAGCCGGCTCCGGGCGCCAAGAAGGATCGCATTCGCGTCGGTCGTGGTGAAGGCTCCAAGGGTAAGACCTCGGGCCGTGGCGACAAGGGTACCAAGAAGCGCTATCAGGTTCGCCCGGGCTTCGAAGGTGGCCAGCTGCCGCTGTACATGCGCCTTCCGAAGCTGCGTGGCTTCAAGAGCCCGTTCAAGAAGGAATATCAGGTCGTCAACGTCGCAGCTCTTGCGGAACTGTTCCCGCAGGGTGGCGAGATCACCGTTGCCGATCTGGTAGCCAAGGGTGCCGTGCGTGACGGCTACCCGGTCAAGGTTCTGGGCGACGGCGAGGTTTCGGCTGCCTACACCATCAAGGGTGTCAAGGCTTCCGCTTCCGCCAAGTCCAAGATTGAGGCTGCCGGCGGCTCCATCTCCGAGGACTGA
- the secY gene encoding preprotein translocase subunit SecY, giving the protein MRTLIQALKTKELRNKILFTLGIIIIYRIGSFIPTPGVDYKVVQQCVGSMNSTSENFIGLVNLFSGGAMLQLSIFALGVMPYITASIVIQLLRVVIPRFEALHKEGQSGEAKLTQYTRYLTIGLAVLQSTTILVTARSGALFNYRCSQVVPDGSVWNLVVMVLIMTGGTGLIMWMAELVTDKGLGQGMSILIFMSICSGFLPQLWEIGWGTKGTDGNWAKFAAVVGVLLVIMILVIYVELSQRRIPVQYTRRMIGRKMYGGSSTYLPLKINMSGVIPPIFASSILAIPTLIAQFGKSDQSWVKWINSNLANTTSVWYIALYALMIVFFCFFYTEITFNPDETADNMKQYGGFIPGIRAGSATSRYLSYVMNRLNTVGAVYLLFVALIPTVLIMALDLNTKLPFGGTTILIIAGVGLDTLRQAKAQTEQFQYAGFLFEGTDHKEGK; this is encoded by the coding sequence GTGAGGACGTTAATCCAGGCCTTGAAAACCAAGGAGTTGAGGAACAAGATCCTCTTCACTCTTGGTATCATCATCATTTATCGTATTGGTTCGTTCATTCCGACCCCAGGTGTCGACTACAAGGTGGTCCAGCAGTGCGTCGGCTCGATGAACAGCACCTCCGAGAACTTCATTGGTCTGGTGAACCTCTTCTCCGGCGGCGCAATGCTGCAGCTGTCGATTTTCGCGCTAGGCGTCATGCCGTACATCACGGCATCCATCGTCATCCAGCTGCTCCGCGTGGTTATTCCCCGCTTTGAGGCGCTGCACAAGGAAGGTCAGTCTGGCGAAGCCAAGCTGACCCAGTACACCCGTTACCTGACCATTGGCCTTGCTGTGCTGCAGTCCACCACCATTCTGGTGACCGCCCGCTCCGGCGCCCTGTTCAACTACCGGTGCTCCCAGGTTGTGCCTGACGGTTCCGTCTGGAACCTCGTGGTCATGGTGCTGATTATGACCGGTGGTACGGGCCTGATCATGTGGATGGCCGAATTGGTCACCGATAAGGGTCTTGGCCAGGGTATGTCCATCCTTATCTTCATGTCCATCTGTTCCGGATTCCTGCCGCAGTTGTGGGAGATCGGTTGGGGCACCAAAGGCACCGATGGCAATTGGGCGAAGTTTGCCGCGGTCGTCGGTGTACTGTTGGTTATCATGATCCTCGTCATCTACGTCGAGCTTTCCCAGCGTCGTATTCCGGTGCAGTACACCCGTCGTATGATTGGCCGTAAGATGTACGGCGGATCCTCCACCTATCTGCCGCTGAAGATCAATATGAGCGGCGTTATTCCACCGATCTTCGCGTCCTCCATTCTGGCCATCCCGACCCTGATCGCACAGTTCGGCAAATCCGACCAGTCTTGGGTCAAGTGGATCAACTCCAACCTGGCCAACACCACTTCCGTGTGGTACATCGCACTGTACGCGTTGATGATCGTGTTCTTCTGCTTCTTCTACACGGAAATCACCTTCAACCCGGACGAGACCGCAGACAACATGAAGCAGTACGGCGGCTTCATTCCTGGAATCCGCGCAGGCAGCGCTACCAGCCGTTATCTGAGCTACGTGATGAACAGGCTCAACACCGTCGGTGCCGTGTACCTACTATTCGTGGCGCTTATTCCGACCGTGCTCATCATGGCGCTTGACCTCAACACCAAGTTGCCGTTCGGCGGCACCACTATCCTGATTATCGCAGGCGTCGGCCTCGACACCTTGCGTCAGGCCAAGGCCCAGACAGAACAGTTCCAGTACGCTGGATTCCTGTTCGAGGGCACTGACCACAAGGAAGGCAAGTAA
- a CDS encoding adenylate kinase, which translates to MRLLIMGPQGVGKGTQAALLSEHYGIPAISTGDIFRYNIKNKTELGVEALKYIDKGELVPDELTNKIVKDRLAMDDAKNGWILDGYPRNASQVEALDAILADLNTPLDAVVALDADHDVLMERMKKRAEIEGRSDDTPEAIAKRLDVYAKETAPLLATYEERGLLKTFNGVGSVEEIQSTIVAELG; encoded by the coding sequence ATGCGACTGCTGATCATGGGACCTCAGGGCGTCGGCAAAGGCACCCAGGCTGCTCTGCTGAGCGAGCACTACGGTATTCCGGCGATCTCCACCGGCGATATCTTCCGCTACAACATCAAGAACAAGACCGAACTTGGCGTTGAGGCACTGAAATACATCGACAAGGGCGAACTGGTTCCTGACGAGCTGACCAACAAGATCGTCAAGGATCGCTTGGCCATGGACGATGCCAAGAACGGTTGGATTCTTGACGGCTACCCGCGCAACGCCTCCCAGGTCGAAGCGTTGGACGCCATCCTCGCCGATCTGAACACTCCTCTGGACGCCGTGGTGGCTCTTGATGCTGACCATGACGTGCTTATGGAGCGCATGAAGAAGCGCGCCGAGATTGAAGGCCGCTCCGACGACACTCCGGAAGCAATCGCCAAGCGCCTCGACGTATATGCCAAGGAAACCGCTCCGCTGCTGGCAACCTACGAAGAGCGTGGCCTGCTGAAGACCTTCAACGGCGTCGGTTCCGTCGAAGAGATTCAGTCCACCATCGTGGCTGAACTCGGCTGA
- the infA gene encoding translation initiation factor IF-1: MAKDGVIEVEGQVVEALPNAMFRVELENKHIVLATISGKMRKNYIRILPQDRVVLEMSPYDLNRGRITYRYK; the protein is encoded by the coding sequence ATGGCTAAAGACGGTGTGATTGAAGTCGAAGGACAGGTAGTGGAGGCACTGCCGAACGCGATGTTCCGCGTTGAACTCGAGAACAAGCATATCGTGCTCGCAACCATCTCGGGCAAGATGAGGAAGAACTACATCCGCATTCTGCCGCAGGATCGAGTTGTGCTTGAAATGAGCCCTTACGATCTGAACCGCGGCCGTATTACGTACCGTTACAAGTAA
- the rpmJ gene encoding 50S ribosomal protein L36: protein MKVSPSVKRICENCRVIRRHGRVMVICVNPRHKQRQG, encoded by the coding sequence ATGAAGGTCAGCCCTAGTGTGAAGAGGATCTGCGAGAATTGCCGCGTGATCCGTCGTCACGGCCGCGTCATGGTGATCTGCGTCAACCCGCGCCACAAGCAGCGCCAGGGCTGA
- the rpsM gene encoding 30S ribosomal protein S13, whose translation MARLAGVDIPNEKRIEIALTYIFGVGRTRAKETLAATGINPDIRVKDLTDEQLITLRDYLEGNYKIEGDLRREIDADIRRKIQINCYQGQRHRKGLPVRGQRTKTNARTRKGPKRTVAGKKKATK comes from the coding sequence ATGGCACGTCTTGCCGGAGTCGACATCCCCAATGAGAAGCGCATCGAGATCGCCCTCACCTACATCTTTGGTGTGGGTCGTACTCGTGCCAAGGAAACGCTTGCCGCGACCGGTATCAACCCGGATATTCGCGTCAAGGATCTGACGGATGAGCAGCTGATCACGCTGCGTGACTACCTCGAAGGTAACTACAAGATCGAGGGCGATCTGCGTCGTGAAATCGATGCGGATATCCGTCGTAAGATTCAGATCAACTGCTACCAAGGCCAGCGTCACCGTAAGGGACTTCCTGTGCGCGGTCAGCGCACCAAGACCAATGCACGTACCCGCAAGGGTCCGAAGCGTACGGTCGCCGGAAAGAAGAAGGCCACCAAGTAA
- the rpsK gene encoding 30S ribosomal protein S11 produces MAAQKQAARKPRRRDRKSVPVGQAHIKSTFNNTIISITDPSGAVVSWASGGDVGFKGSRKSTPYAAGMAAESAARKAMEHGLKKVDVFVKGPGSGRETAIRSLQSAGLEVGSITDVTPQAHNGVRPPKRRRV; encoded by the coding sequence ATGGCAGCTCAAAAGCAAGCCGCGCGCAAGCCGCGTCGCCGCGACCGTAAGTCGGTCCCGGTTGGGCAGGCGCACATCAAGTCCACTTTCAACAACACCATCATTTCGATCACCGACCCGTCCGGCGCAGTTGTGTCCTGGGCGTCCGGTGGCGATGTCGGCTTCAAGGGCTCCCGCAAGTCCACGCCGTACGCCGCTGGCATGGCCGCTGAATCCGCAGCCCGCAAGGCTATGGAGCACGGTCTGAAGAAGGTCGACGTGTTCGTGAAGGGTCCGGGTTCCGGTCGTGAAACCGCTATCCGTTCCCTGCAGTCCGCCGGACTCGAAGTCGGTTCCATCACCGACGTCACCCCGCAGGCACACAACGGCGTTCGTCCTCCGAAGCGCCGTCGCGTCTGA
- a CDS encoding DNA-directed RNA polymerase subunit alpha, which translates to MLIAQRPTLTEESLNPQRSRFTIEPLEPGFGYTLGNSLRRTLLSSIPGAAVTSVRISGVPHEFTTLPGVEEDVTEILLNIKGIVLTSEYDEPVVMYLRKSGKGEATAGDITPPAGVTIANPDMHIATLAEDGELEIEFTVERGRGYVPAQMNKQDNAEIGRIPVDSIYSPVLKVSYRVEATRVEQRTDFDKLILDVETKPAISPRDAVASAGSTLVELFGLCRELNTQAEGVEVGPAPVAEETNPEMAVPIEDLNLTQRSYNCLKREGIHTIGELVAHTEQDLLDIRNFGMKSIDEVKEKLQSLGLALKASPLGNFDTNNLEGGTFFSPEDE; encoded by the coding sequence GTGCTTATCGCACAGCGTCCGACACTTACCGAGGAATCTCTCAACCCTCAGCGTTCCCGCTTCACCATCGAGCCTCTCGAGCCTGGTTTCGGCTACACGCTTGGCAATTCGCTGCGCCGTACCCTCCTGAGCTCCATCCCTGGAGCGGCTGTGACTTCGGTGCGTATCTCCGGCGTCCCGCACGAGTTCACCACTCTGCCGGGTGTTGAAGAGGACGTTACCGAGATCCTGTTGAACATCAAGGGCATCGTGCTCACCAGCGAATACGATGAGCCGGTTGTCATGTATCTGCGCAAGAGCGGCAAGGGCGAGGCCACCGCGGGTGACATCACCCCTCCGGCCGGCGTCACCATCGCCAACCCGGATATGCATATCGCAACCCTCGCGGAAGATGGTGAGCTCGAAATCGAGTTCACTGTCGAGCGTGGCCGCGGTTATGTGCCTGCCCAGATGAACAAGCAGGATAACGCCGAGATCGGTCGTATTCCGGTCGATTCGATTTACTCCCCGGTGCTCAAGGTGAGCTATCGTGTGGAAGCCACCCGCGTTGAACAGCGTACTGACTTCGACAAGCTCATCCTGGACGTGGAGACCAAGCCGGCAATCTCCCCGCGCGATGCAGTCGCATCCGCAGGCTCCACCCTGGTGGAACTCTTCGGCCTGTGCCGTGAGCTTAACACCCAGGCTGAGGGCGTCGAGGTTGGACCTGCCCCGGTGGCAGAGGAAACCAACCCGGAGATGGCCGTTCCGATCGAGGATCTCAATCTCACCCAGCGCAGCTACAACTGCCTGAAGCGTGAAGGCATCCACACGATCGGCGAGCTGGTCGCCCACACTGAGCAGGATCTGCTCGACATCCGCAATTTCGGTATGAAGTCCATCGACGAAGTCAAAGAAAAGCTCCAGTCCTTGGGTCTGGCTCTCAAGGCTTCCCCGTTGGGCAACTTCGATACCAACAACCTCGAAGGCGGCACCTTCTTCTCGCCGGAAGACGAGTGA
- the rplQ gene encoding 50S ribosomal protein L17: MPTPKKGPRLASSPAHERLMLANMATSLFQRGRITTTLPKAKRLRPLAERLITLAKRGDLHSRRRVMRVIRNKSVVHKLFTEIAEQMEQREGGYTRIVKIAPRRGDAAPAAIIELVTEPVSPKQAVVKEAEAATKVAAEEAPVVEEAPVEAPEATAENAE; this comes from the coding sequence ATGCCTACACCAAAGAAGGGTCCGCGTCTGGCCTCCAGCCCGGCTCATGAGCGTCTTATGCTCGCGAACATGGCTACCAGCCTGTTCCAGCGTGGCCGCATCACCACCACCCTGCCGAAGGCCAAGCGCCTTCGTCCGCTGGCTGAGCGTCTGATCACGCTCGCCAAGCGTGGTGATCTGCACAGCCGTCGTCGCGTGATGCGTGTCATCCGCAACAAGTCCGTCGTGCACAAGCTGTTCACCGAGATCGCCGAGCAGATGGAGCAGCGTGAGGGTGGCTACACCCGCATCGTCAAGATTGCTCCGCGTCGTGGCGATGCTGCTCCGGCAGCCATCATCGAGCTCGTCACCGAGCCGGTGAGCCCGAAGCAGGCTGTGGTCAAGGAAGCCGAAGCTGCAACCAAGGTTGCCGCTGAAGAAGCTCCGGTTGTCGAAGAGGCACCGGTTGAGGCTCCGGAAGCCACCGCAGAGAACGCCGAGTGA
- the truA gene encoding tRNA pseudouridine(38-40) synthase TruA — MLIAVRLRIDLAYDGADFYGWAKQPDMRTVQGEIERVLHTILRVPEGDDNEPLRLTVAGRTDTGVHASHQVCHLDINEETLARCVGHMQVEPVMALTRRLQRMLPNDIAIRSIKEAPEGFDARFSALERTYVYRIADRSSEIDPRIRSCVLHIDDDLDIDAMNKAAEMTIGLHDFGSFATPNPGGTTIREVKTAYWRRIPQHPLIDDGTTMGERYRTPALESGLLCFTIVADAFARNMVRSLVNGCVQVGIGKRSLDWFAEKMATPLREGSTGPIAPQGLTLEHIEYPEDDQLAIRAETIRAKRTL, encoded by the coding sequence ATGCTCATTGCCGTGAGATTACGTATCGACTTGGCATATGACGGCGCTGATTTTTACGGATGGGCGAAACAGCCTGACATGCGCACCGTACAGGGGGAAATCGAACGTGTGTTGCATACCATTCTGCGCGTGCCGGAAGGCGACGACAATGAGCCGCTGCGCCTGACTGTCGCAGGTCGTACCGATACCGGCGTGCACGCGTCGCACCAAGTTTGCCATCTCGATATCAATGAGGAGACGCTTGCACGTTGCGTCGGGCATATGCAGGTCGAACCGGTGATGGCGTTGACACGACGACTGCAACGCATGCTGCCGAACGATATCGCCATTCGTTCCATTAAAGAGGCTCCTGAAGGATTTGACGCACGTTTCTCTGCGCTGGAACGCACTTACGTATATCGCATTGCCGACCGATCAAGCGAAATCGATCCACGTATCAGAAGTTGCGTGCTGCATATCGACGATGATCTTGACATCGACGCCATGAACAAGGCTGCTGAAATGACGATCGGTCTGCATGATTTCGGCTCGTTCGCAACTCCCAATCCAGGAGGAACCACCATACGCGAGGTCAAAACCGCATATTGGAGGCGTATACCGCAGCATCCGCTTATCGACGACGGAACCACCATGGGGGAGCGGTACCGAACGCCCGCCTTGGAATCGGGACTGCTCTGCTTCACCATCGTCGCCGACGCATTCGCGCGCAATATGGTGCGTTCATTGGTTAACGGTTGCGTACAGGTTGGTATCGGCAAACGTTCCTTGGATTGGTTCGCCGAAAAAATGGCAACGCCGTTGCGTGAAGGCAGCACCGGTCCGATCGCTCCGCAAGGATTGACGCTCGAACATATCGAATATCCGGAAGACGACCAGTTGGCGATTCGTGCCGAAACGATCCGGGCAAAGCGCACGCTATGA
- a CDS encoding circularly permuted type 2 ATP-grasp protein — MIESAARRLATELVNRRESINRELSRNGVRFGIYKDGEYHDRLFPYDPIPRIIESNEFDEMEAGLKQRVNALNAYLRDVYSDKKVIKDGIIPEEYVYTSAGYFPQVNGVTPPGGVFAHIAGEDLVQGQDGKWWVLEDNLRIPSGASYPLFARDIERRITPSLFRDVHVRDNRDYPRLLRKSMDFVSTEGIAVVLTPGRYNSAFFEHAYLAEKTGAALAFPEDLEVVDNKVYFLDYAGKRHRVGVVYRRLSDEYLDPFAFNPDSVIGVPGILSAYRAGNVAIVNAPGNGAADDKAIYYFVPAMIRYYLGEEPILHNAPTYMPMFEQDRKEVLGRIGELVIKDVAEAGGYGVVFGSSLDTTQREELADRIKAEPRRFIAQEVIQFKDIDVVDPETGEMSPRKCDLRAFVVTGKNTHVWYSGLTRYSSVPGQMIVNSSQGGGFKDTWVLAKDSGVEHDSVPGSENIHLLEQSRKHSLALVTASKADNLYWLGRYTERVFTTLNQFFPFYDRVMDTDVDAFRPFARALDLPEDFEDFDAFIHSFLYDEKNPDSVRSAIVYAFNNAVILRPELSSRLLQQVELAMSSIVEAAERGTSEADIFKHRDIADNMLAFWGGVENSSVDPTLKSFIFVGKYLERLDLYTRFGYSMDELKAPLSKLANYILPLEGLPVPQCFVDGLRWLVGQLPDRGYADLAERLGALLQDFNDRICTKELKDLGMLNAMNMDAKRP; from the coding sequence ATGATTGAATCCGCTGCACGCAGGTTGGCGACGGAACTGGTGAATCGCCGTGAGTCGATCAACCGCGAGTTGAGCCGCAATGGCGTTCGTTTCGGTATTTACAAGGACGGCGAATACCATGACCGTCTCTTTCCGTATGATCCGATTCCCCGTATCATCGAATCCAACGAATTCGACGAGATGGAGGCGGGTCTCAAGCAGCGCGTGAATGCGCTGAACGCCTATCTGCGGGACGTGTATTCCGATAAGAAAGTCATCAAGGACGGCATTATCCCCGAAGAATACGTATACACTTCGGCAGGATATTTCCCGCAGGTCAACGGCGTGACCCCTCCGGGCGGCGTGTTCGCGCATATCGCAGGCGAGGATCTGGTGCAAGGACAGGACGGCAAATGGTGGGTGCTGGAAGACAATCTGCGCATTCCTTCCGGTGCCAGCTATCCGCTGTTCGCACGCGATATCGAACGTAGGATCACACCGAGCCTGTTCCGTGACGTGCATGTGCGAGACAACCGCGATTATCCCCGTTTGCTGCGCAAGTCCATGGATTTCGTCTCCACGGAGGGCATTGCCGTGGTGCTGACGCCAGGGCGATACAATTCTGCGTTTTTCGAGCATGCCTATTTGGCGGAAAAAACCGGCGCCGCGCTGGCGTTTCCGGAAGATCTTGAAGTGGTTGACAACAAGGTGTATTTCCTTGATTATGCGGGCAAACGCCATCGTGTGGGCGTGGTCTACCGTCGCTTGTCGGACGAATATCTCGATCCTTTCGCATTCAATCCGGATTCCGTGATCGGCGTGCCGGGCATTCTTTCCGCATATCGTGCCGGCAATGTGGCGATCGTCAATGCACCGGGCAATGGTGCCGCTGACGACAAGGCGATCTACTATTTTGTGCCCGCCATGATTCGATACTATCTGGGCGAGGAACCGATTCTGCACAATGCGCCGACCTACATGCCGATGTTCGAACAGGACCGCAAGGAGGTGCTCGGACGCATCGGTGAGCTTGTGATCAAGGATGTTGCCGAAGCGGGCGGCTATGGTGTGGTCTTCGGCTCGTCTCTTGACACAACCCAGCGTGAGGAGCTCGCTGACCGCATCAAAGCCGAACCGCGCCGGTTCATCGCGCAGGAGGTCATCCAGTTCAAAGACATCGATGTGGTAGATCCTGAAACCGGTGAGATGAGCCCGCGCAAGTGCGATCTGCGCGCGTTCGTGGTGACCGGCAAGAACACGCACGTGTGGTATTCGGGCCTGACGCGCTATTCGTCGGTGCCCGGTCAGATGATCGTCAATTCGTCGCAGGGCGGCGGTTTCAAAGATACGTGGGTGCTTGCCAAGGATTCCGGTGTGGAACACGATTCGGTGCCCGGTTCGGAAAATATTCATCTGCTGGAGCAGTCCCGCAAGCATTCGCTGGCGTTGGTCACGGCGTCGAAGGCCGACAACCTGTATTGGCTGGGGCGTTATACGGAACGTGTGTTCACCACGCTGAACCAGTTCTTCCCCTTCTACGACCGTGTGATGGACACGGATGTGGACGCGTTCCGCCCGTTCGCGCGTGCGTTGGACCTACCTGAGGATTTCGAGGATTTCGACGCGTTCATCCACAGTTTCCTGTACGACGAGAAGAACCCGGATTCGGTGCGTAGCGCCATCGTCTACGCATTCAACAACGCGGTGATTCTACGTCCGGAATTGAGCTCCCGTTTGCTGCAGCAAGTTGAGCTTGCCATGAGTTCGATTGTGGAGGCGGCAGAACGAGGCACGTCGGAAGCGGATATTTTCAAACATCGCGATATTGCCGACAATATGCTCGCCTTCTGGGGTGGAGTGGAGAATTCTTCCGTCGATCCCACCTTGAAATCCTTCATTTTCGTAGGAAAATACTTGGAACGACTGGATTTGTATACGCGATTCGGCTATTCCATGGACGAATTGAAGGCGCCGCTCTCCAAACTCGCCAATTATATTCTTCCGTTGGAAGGATTGCCGGTGCCGCAATGCTTCGTTGACGGTTTGCGTTGGCTGGTCGGGCAGCTGCCGGATCGTGGCTATGCCGATTTGGCGGAGCGATTGGGTGCATTGCTGCAGGACTTCAACGACCGTATCTGCACGAAGGAGCTGAAGGATCTGGGCATGCTCAATGCCATGAACATGGATGCGAAACGCCCGTGA